A stretch of the Oscillospiraceae bacterium genome encodes the following:
- a CDS encoding molybdopterin-dependent oxidoreductase translates to MKRYIIFILAVVLLFSSCADLGLKQPDGISSASLKSSRVSVQSEQSPEAVGASQNSNQQQSSQFKSSRQSSVTSESMADAISSATLSRYRENEVTEYEGFRLDPAVGSRDNSIKGIQYVDPEGFVIKIDGLVDKTIELDIAKVRAMLDYQRLVTLHCVEGWEATILWRGALLADLIDLAGAKSTADTVIFEAVDGYTTSLPLEYVLSKKLILAYEANGLDLPPDMGYPFIVVAEAKRGYKWARWVNRITLSDDLNYRGYWESRGFSNKGDLK, encoded by the coding sequence ATGAAGCGTTACATAATTTTTATATTAGCAGTGGTATTGTTATTTAGCAGCTGTGCTGATTTGGGGCTGAAACAACCGGATGGGATCAGCTCGGCATCGCTAAAATCGAGCCGGGTTTCGGTTCAAAGCGAGCAATCTCCGGAAGCGGTTGGGGCGAGCCAAAATTCGAATCAACAGCAGAGCAGTCAATTTAAAAGCAGCCGACAATCCTCGGTAACCTCGGAGAGCATGGCGGACGCGATTTCTTCAGCCACCCTAAGCCGTTACCGCGAAAACGAAGTCACGGAATACGAGGGATTTCGGCTGGATCCCGCCGTCGGATCGAGAGATAATTCGATTAAGGGGATACAATATGTTGATCCCGAGGGGTTTGTGATAAAAATTGATGGTTTGGTCGATAAAACTATTGAACTGGATATCGCAAAAGTGCGGGCGATGCTGGATTATCAGCGGCTGGTGACGCTGCATTGCGTCGAAGGCTGGGAAGCCACGATCTTATGGCGCGGGGCTTTGCTTGCCGACTTGATAGATTTGGCGGGAGCAAAATCAACTGCCGACACGGTGATTTTTGAAGCGGTGGACGGGTATACCACCTCACTTCCGCTGGAATATGTGCTTTCGAAAAAATTGATTTTGGCTTATGAAGCCAACGGATTGGATCTGCCGCCCGATATGGGATATCCGTTCATCGTGGTGGCCGAAGCCAAGCGCGGGTATAAATGGGCTCGCTGGGTCAACCGCATAACACTGTCCGATGATTTAAATTACCGGGGTTACTGGGAGAGCCGTGGATTTTCAAATAAGGGAGATCTAAAATAA
- a CDS encoding permease encodes MQVLKAIWDFIQTQILGMKWLNDLIGSGLSALGLDLENRWVNSAQFFLYDVIKITVLLCLLIFVISYIQSYFPPERSKKILGRFHGIGANTVAALLGTVTPFCSCSSIPLFIGFTSAGLPVGVTFSFLISSPMVDLGSLVLLMSIFGVKVAIIYVLFGLIVAVAGGTLIEKLHMERYVESFILTAGSVDIESPDLTKRDRLVYAKEQMFATFKKVILYILIGVAVGAVIHNWIPEQWISAALGSNNPFGVIIATLIGVPMYADIFGTIPIAEALFAKGAQLGVILSFMMAVTTLSLPSMIMLRKAVKPKLLALFIAICTVGIILVGYLFNALQTLII; translated from the coding sequence ATGCAAGTATTAAAAGCTATTTGGGACTTTATACAAACCCAAATTCTCGGTATGAAGTGGTTAAATGACCTCATCGGGAGCGGGCTTTCCGCCCTTGGATTGGATCTTGAAAACCGGTGGGTCAACAGCGCACAGTTTTTCCTTTATGATGTAATTAAAATCACGGTGCTGCTGTGCCTGTTGATTTTTGTGATCAGCTACATCCAGAGCTATTTTCCGCCGGAGCGCAGTAAAAAGATTCTCGGACGCTTTCACGGCATCGGTGCAAATACCGTTGCAGCGCTGCTCGGTACGGTTACGCCGTTTTGTTCGTGTTCGTCCATTCCACTGTTCATCGGCTTTACCTCCGCGGGCCTGCCGGTCGGCGTGACGTTTTCGTTTCTGATTTCCTCGCCGATGGTCGACTTAGGTTCCTTGGTGCTGTTGATGAGCATTTTCGGGGTTAAGGTTGCAATAATCTATGTTTTGTTCGGACTGATTGTCGCGGTTGCAGGCGGTACGCTGATTGAAAAACTGCATATGGAGAGATATGTGGAGAGCTTTATTCTGACCGCCGGAAGCGTGGACATCGAATCGCCCGATCTGACTAAAAGAGACCGGCTGGTTTACGCCAAAGAACAGATGTTCGCGACTTTTAAAAAGGTGATCCTGTACATTTTAATCGGCGTTGCGGTCGGTGCTGTCATTCACAATTGGATTCCCGAGCAATGGATCAGCGCCGCACTCGGCAGCAACAACCCCTTCGGCGTGATCATTGCGACATTGATCGGCGTCCCGATGTACGCGGATATTTTTGGCACGATTCCGATTGCCGAAGCCCTGTTTGCAAAAGGTGCGCAATTAGGTGTGATCCTGTCTTTTATGATGGCCGTTACAACGCTGTCGCTTCCGTCGATGATCATGCTTCGTAAAGCGGTGAAACCCAAACTGCTGGCACTGTTTATCGCAATTTGTACCGTCGGCATCATCCTGGTCGGATATCTGTTCAACGCACTTCAGACACTGATTATATAA
- a CDS encoding glycoside hydrolase family 2 TIM barrel-domain containing protein, whose translation MRTVSLNGKWTLFWDKEGNFDLSEPTNTCPATVPGNVELDLSTAGILPSDLYFGMNTTALKDLEDCAFCYTKNFDNPGYKGLAILHFSGVDCIAEYYLNGEKFGQSDNSFIEYEFDVTALLKAHNTLAVLLHSPILAAYNETPDAFMTRNTVPLNHDSVFVRKPPHEFGWDIMPRAVTFGLYKDVFLYEKPAFSVTEVAFDVLKLTADTAELDFAVMTDLGLEQIKSGSRIEITGVCGESRFSVTEKLYYKDVLVRVKVPSPKVWWPRDYGGQNLYEVTVNIFIGGEKVAYKTLKVGIRTVKLARSEVTDGQNGKFEFIINGQRIICKGTNWVPLDAFHSRDRDRYEKALDLLYDIGCNMVRCWGGNLYPEDCFFDFCDEHGIMVWQDFAMACHAYPQDEKFCKKLADEAAFIIKKFRNHPSLVLWAGDNECDAILYQNHTLPSLNILTRKVLPEAVKLNDYNRPYLPSSPYICDELAAAQRDDLLPEFHLWGPRDYFKSSFYTTAKAHFFSETGYHGCPGRKSLKKFISPDKLWPYTNNSEWNLHSSDQRDNDYRVLLMERQIRQLFGEVPDNLDDYTFASQVSQAEAKKFFIENVRTQKSVKSGILWWNLLDGWPQMSDAVVDWYFEKKLAYDYIKRSQTPFCVMIGAMESWNLPVVSVNDTLKPLSGEVRICDERGVPLFEREFSIPADGFSVLERIPAMYSDKALFLIEWRTQNGRGTNHFVTGTPPFSLKQYKNWYEKITMFSKEK comes from the coding sequence ATGCGTACGGTATCTCTTAACGGAAAATGGACGCTTTTCTGGGACAAGGAGGGCAATTTTGACCTTTCCGAACCCACAAATACCTGTCCGGCGACGGTGCCCGGAAATGTCGAACTCGACCTCTCGACGGCGGGAATTTTGCCGTCCGACCTCTATTTCGGGATGAACACCACCGCGCTCAAAGACCTCGAGGACTGCGCGTTTTGTTATACGAAAAACTTCGATAACCCCGGTTATAAAGGCCTTGCAATTCTGCATTTTTCCGGTGTCGACTGTATCGCCGAATATTATTTGAATGGCGAAAAGTTTGGTCAAAGCGATAACTCTTTCATCGAATATGAATTCGATGTCACTGCCCTGTTGAAAGCGCACAATACCCTTGCGGTTCTTTTGCACAGCCCGATTTTGGCTGCTTACAATGAGACCCCCGACGCGTTTATGACCCGCAATACCGTTCCGCTCAACCACGACTCGGTGTTTGTGCGCAAGCCGCCGCATGAATTCGGCTGGGACATCATGCCCCGCGCGGTGACTTTCGGTCTGTATAAAGATGTTTTTCTTTACGAAAAACCCGCTTTCTCGGTCACCGAAGTCGCATTCGACGTATTAAAGCTGACCGCCGACACTGCCGAACTTGATTTTGCGGTGATGACCGATCTCGGATTAGAGCAGATTAAATCCGGTTCCCGCATTGAGATTACCGGCGTGTGCGGTGAGAGCAGGTTTTCGGTGACCGAAAAACTATATTATAAAGACGTGTTAGTCCGTGTGAAAGTTCCGTCTCCGAAAGTGTGGTGGCCGCGCGATTACGGTGGCCAGAATCTCTACGAGGTGACCGTCAATATATTTATCGGCGGCGAAAAAGTCGCTTACAAGACACTTAAAGTCGGAATCCGCACCGTGAAACTCGCGCGCAGCGAAGTCACCGACGGTCAGAACGGCAAGTTCGAATTTATCATCAACGGGCAGCGCATCATTTGCAAAGGAACCAACTGGGTGCCGCTCGACGCTTTCCACAGCCGCGATAGGGATCGTTATGAAAAAGCCCTCGATTTGCTTTATGACATCGGATGCAATATGGTGCGCTGCTGGGGCGGCAACCTCTACCCTGAGGACTGTTTCTTTGACTTCTGCGATGAGCATGGTATTATGGTCTGGCAGGACTTCGCCATGGCCTGCCACGCCTATCCTCAAGACGAGAAATTTTGTAAAAAACTCGCGGATGAGGCCGCTTTTATTATTAAAAAGTTTCGCAACCACCCGTCGCTGGTGCTCTGGGCAGGCGACAACGAGTGCGACGCAATTCTTTACCAAAACCATACCCTGCCCTCGCTGAATATTTTGACCCGCAAGGTACTGCCGGAGGCCGTCAAACTAAACGATTATAACCGACCCTATCTGCCCAGTTCGCCGTATATCTGCGACGAACTTGCAGCTGCGCAGCGCGACGATTTGCTGCCGGAATTCCACCTCTGGGGGCCGCGCGACTATTTTAAGAGCAGTTTTTATACCACCGCCAAAGCGCATTTTTTCAGCGAGACCGGCTACCACGGCTGCCCGGGCCGAAAATCGCTCAAAAAATTCATCTCACCGGATAAGCTCTGGCCTTATACCAACAACAGCGAATGGAATCTGCATTCCTCCGACCAGCGTGACAACGACTACCGCGTGCTCTTGATGGAAAGACAGATCCGGCAGTTGTTCGGCGAAGTGCCGGACAATCTCGATGATTATACTTTTGCTTCGCAGGTCTCGCAAGCCGAAGCAAAGAAGTTTTTCATCGAAAACGTGCGCACCCAAAAATCGGTCAAGAGCGGCATTTTGTGGTGGAACCTGCTCGACGGCTGGCCCCAGATGTCCGACGCAGTGGTCGACTGGTATTTTGAAAAGAAACTCGCCTATGACTATATCAAGCGTTCCCAAACGCCGTTTTGCGTCATGATCGGCGCGATGGAGAGCTGGAACCTGCCCGTGGTCTCGGTGAACGATACTCTCAAACCGCTCTCGGGTGAAGTCCGGATCTGTGATGAGAGGGGTGTACCGCTGTTTGAACGGGAATTCTCGATTCCTGCCGACGGCTTCTCGGTGCTCGAACGCATCCCCGCGATGTACAGCGACAAAGCGCTGTTTTTAATCGAATGGCGTACCCAAAACGGACGCGGTACCAATCATTTTGTCACCGGAACACCGCCGTTCTCGCTGAAGCAATATAAAAATTGGTACGAAAAAATTACGATGTTTTCGAAAGAGAAATAA
- a CDS encoding metalloregulator ArsR/SmtB family transcription factor encodes MEDKNEKQARVFKAFCDENRLRILELLRGGEKCACVLMDKLDMSQSAISYHMKVLVESGIVESRQEGKWTHYKLSETGSAQAVELLRELTTPNTVCDKETCCQK; translated from the coding sequence TTGGAAGATAAAAATGAAAAGCAAGCAAGGGTTTTCAAGGCATTCTGTGATGAAAACCGTCTGCGGATATTGGAACTGCTGCGCGGCGGAGAAAAGTGCGCCTGTGTGCTGATGGATAAACTCGATATGAGCCAGTCGGCGATCTCGTATCACATGAAGGTTCTGGTCGAGTCGGGCATCGTCGAGAGCCGCCAGGAGGGCAAGTGGACGCATTACAAACTCAGTGAAACGGGCAGTGCGCAAGCCGTTGAATTGTTGAGAGAACTGACTACACCTAACACGGTTTGTGATAAAGAAACCTGCTGCCAAAAATAA